In Myotis daubentonii chromosome 6, mMyoDau2.1, whole genome shotgun sequence, a genomic segment contains:
- the SYNCRIP gene encoding heterogeneous nuclear ribonucleoprotein Q isoform X7 — protein sequence MATEHVNGNGTEEPMDTTSAVIHSENFQTLLDAGLPQKVAEKLDEIYVAGLVAHSDLDERAIEALKEFNEDGALAVLQQFKDSDLSHVQNKSAFLCGVMKTYRQREKQGTKVADSSKGPDEAKIKALLERTGYTLDVTTGQRKYGGPPPDSVYSGQQPSVGTEIFVGKIPRDLFEDELVPLFEKAGPIWDLRLMMDPLTGLNRGYAFVTFCAKEAAQEAVKLYNNHEIRSGKHIGVCISVANNRLFVGSIPKSKTKEQILEEFSKVTEGLTDVILYHQPDDKKKNRGFCFLEYEDHKTAAQARRRLMSGKVKVWGNVGTVEWADPIEDPDPEVMAKVKVLFVRNLANTVTEETLEKAFSQFGKLERVKKLKDYAFIHFDERDGAVKAMEEMNGKDLEGENIEIVFAKPPDQKRKERKAQRQAAKNQMYDDYYYYGPPHMPPPTRGRGRGGRGGYGYPPDYYGYEDYYDYYGYDYHNYRGGYEDPYYGYEDFQVGARGRGGRGARGAAPSRGRGAAPPRGRAGYSQRGGPGSSRGVRGARGGAQQQRGRGVRGARGGRGGNVGGKRKADGYNQPDSKRRQTNNQNWGSQPIAQQPLQGGDHSGNYGYKSENQEFYQDTFGQQWK from the exons GGCTGGTTGCACATAGTGATTTAGATGAAAGAGCTATCGAAGCTTTAAAGGAATTCAATGAAGACGGTGCATTGGCAGTTCTTCAGCAGTTTAAAGACAGTGATCTCTCTCATGTTCAG AACAAAAGTGCCTTTTTATGTGGAGTCATGAAGACTTacaggcagagagaaaaacaagggACCAAAGTAGCGGATTCTAGCAAAGGACCAGATGAGGCAAAAATTAAG GCACTCTTGGAAAGAACAGGCTACACACTTGATGTGACCACTGGACAGAGGAAGTATGGGGGACCACCTCCAGATTCCGTTTATTCAGGTCAGCAGCCTTCTGTTGGCACTGAG ATTTTTGTGGGGAAGATCCCAAGAGATCTATTTGAGGATGAACTTGTTCCATTATTTGAGAAAGCTGGACCTATATGGGATCTTCGTCTAATGATGGATCCACTTACAGGTCTCAATAGAGGTTATGCGTTTGTCACTTTTTGTGCAAAAGAAGCAGCTCAGGAGGCTGTTAAACTG TATAATAATCATGAAATTCGTTCTGGAAAACACATTGGTGTCTGCATCTCAGTTGCCAACAATAGGCTTTTTGTGGGCTCTATTCCTAAGAGTAAAACCAAGGAACAGATTCTTGAAGAATTTAGCAAAGTAACAG AGGGTCTTACAGACGTCATTTTATACCATCAACCAgatgacaagaaaaaaaacagaggCTTTTGCTTTCTTGAATATGAAGATCACAAAACAGCTGCTCAGGCAAGGCGTAGGTTAATGAGTGGTAAAGTCAAGGTTTGGGGAAATGTTGGAACTGTTGAATGGGCCGATCCTATAGAAGATCCTGATCCCGAGGTTATGGCAAAG gTAAAAGTGCTGTTTGTACGCAACCTTGCCAATACTGTAACAGAAGAGACTTTAGAAAAGGCATTTAGTCAGTTTGGGAAACTGGAACGAGTGAAGAAACTAAAAGATtatgcttttattcattttgatgaGCGAGATGGTGCTGTCAAG GCTATGGAAGAAATGAATGGCAAGGACTTGGAAGGAGAAAATATTGAAATTGTTTTTGCTAAGCCACCAgatcagaaaaggaaagaaagaaaagcccagaggcaAGCAGCAAAGAATCAAAT gtaTGATGATTACTACTATTATGGTCCACCTCATATGCCACCTCCAACAAGAGGTCGAGGGCgtggaggtagaggtggttatGGATATCCTCCAGATTATTATGGATACGAagattattatgattattatggCTATGATTACCATAACTATCGTGGTGGATATGAAGATCCATACTATGGTTACGAAGATTTCCAAGTTGGAGCTAGAGGAAGGGGTGGTAGAGGAGCAAGGGGTGCTGCTCCATCCAGAGGTCGTGGGGCTGCTCCTCCCCGCGGTAGAGCCGGTTATTCACAGAGAGGAGGTCCTGGATCATCAAGAGGCGTTCGTGGTGCGAGAGGAGGTGCCCAACAACAAAGAGGCCGCGGGGTACGTGGTGCGAGGGGTGGCCGCGGTGGAAATGTAGGAGGAAAGCGCAAAGCTGATGGGTACAACCAGCCAGATTCCAAGCGGCGCCAGACCAATAATCAGAACTGGGGCTCCCAACCCATTGCTCAGCAACCGCTCCAAGGTGGTGATCATTCTGGTAACTATGGTTACAAATCTGAAAACCAGGAGTTTTATCAGGATACTTTTGGGCAACAGTGGAAGTAG
- the SYNCRIP gene encoding heterogeneous nuclear ribonucleoprotein Q isoform X11: MATEHVNGNGTEEPMDTTSAVIHSENFQTLLDAGLPQKVAEKLDEIYVAGLVAHSDLDERAIEALKEFNEDGALAVLQQFKDSDLSHVQALLERTGYTLDVTTGQRKYGGPPPDSVYSGQQPSVGTEIFVGKIPRDLFEDELVPLFEKAGPIWDLRLMMDPLTGLNRGYAFVTFCAKEAAQEAVKLYNNHEIRSGKHIGVCISVANNRLFVGSIPKSKTKEQILEEFSKVTEGLTDVILYHQPDDKKKNRGFCFLEYEDHKTAAQARRRLMSGKVKVWGNVGTVEWADPIEDPDPEVMAKVKVLFVRNLANTVTEETLEKAFSQFGKLERVKKLKDYAFIHFDERDGAVKAMEEMNGKDLEGENIEIVFAKPPDQKRKERKAQRQAAKNQMYDDYYYYGPPHMPPPTRGRGRGGRGGYGYPPDYYGYEDYYDYYGYDYHNYRGGYEDPYYGYEDFQVGARGRGGRGARGAAPSRGRGAAPPRGRAGYSQRGGPGSSRGVRGARGGAQQQRGRGVRGARGGRGGNVGGKRKADGYNQPDSKRRQTNNQNWGSQPIAQQPLQGGDHSGNYGYKSENQEFYQDTFGQQWK; the protein is encoded by the exons GGCTGGTTGCACATAGTGATTTAGATGAAAGAGCTATCGAAGCTTTAAAGGAATTCAATGAAGACGGTGCATTGGCAGTTCTTCAGCAGTTTAAAGACAGTGATCTCTCTCATGTTCAG GCACTCTTGGAAAGAACAGGCTACACACTTGATGTGACCACTGGACAGAGGAAGTATGGGGGACCACCTCCAGATTCCGTTTATTCAGGTCAGCAGCCTTCTGTTGGCACTGAG ATTTTTGTGGGGAAGATCCCAAGAGATCTATTTGAGGATGAACTTGTTCCATTATTTGAGAAAGCTGGACCTATATGGGATCTTCGTCTAATGATGGATCCACTTACAGGTCTCAATAGAGGTTATGCGTTTGTCACTTTTTGTGCAAAAGAAGCAGCTCAGGAGGCTGTTAAACTG TATAATAATCATGAAATTCGTTCTGGAAAACACATTGGTGTCTGCATCTCAGTTGCCAACAATAGGCTTTTTGTGGGCTCTATTCCTAAGAGTAAAACCAAGGAACAGATTCTTGAAGAATTTAGCAAAGTAACAG AGGGTCTTACAGACGTCATTTTATACCATCAACCAgatgacaagaaaaaaaacagaggCTTTTGCTTTCTTGAATATGAAGATCACAAAACAGCTGCTCAGGCAAGGCGTAGGTTAATGAGTGGTAAAGTCAAGGTTTGGGGAAATGTTGGAACTGTTGAATGGGCCGATCCTATAGAAGATCCTGATCCCGAGGTTATGGCAAAG gTAAAAGTGCTGTTTGTACGCAACCTTGCCAATACTGTAACAGAAGAGACTTTAGAAAAGGCATTTAGTCAGTTTGGGAAACTGGAACGAGTGAAGAAACTAAAAGATtatgcttttattcattttgatgaGCGAGATGGTGCTGTCAAG GCTATGGAAGAAATGAATGGCAAGGACTTGGAAGGAGAAAATATTGAAATTGTTTTTGCTAAGCCACCAgatcagaaaaggaaagaaagaaaagcccagaggcaAGCAGCAAAGAATCAAAT gtaTGATGATTACTACTATTATGGTCCACCTCATATGCCACCTCCAACAAGAGGTCGAGGGCgtggaggtagaggtggttatGGATATCCTCCAGATTATTATGGATACGAagattattatgattattatggCTATGATTACCATAACTATCGTGGTGGATATGAAGATCCATACTATGGTTACGAAGATTTCCAAGTTGGAGCTAGAGGAAGGGGTGGTAGAGGAGCAAGGGGTGCTGCTCCATCCAGAGGTCGTGGGGCTGCTCCTCCCCGCGGTAGAGCCGGTTATTCACAGAGAGGAGGTCCTGGATCATCAAGAGGCGTTCGTGGTGCGAGAGGAGGTGCCCAACAACAAAGAGGCCGCGGGGTACGTGGTGCGAGGGGTGGCCGCGGTGGAAATGTAGGAGGAAAGCGCAAAGCTGATGGGTACAACCAGCCAGATTCCAAGCGGCGCCAGACCAATAATCAGAACTGGGGCTCCCAACCCATTGCTCAGCAACCGCTCCAAGGTGGTGATCATTCTGGTAACTATGGTTACAAATCTGAAAACCAGGAGTTTTATCAGGATACTTTTGGGCAACAGTGGAAGTAG
- the SYNCRIP gene encoding heterogeneous nuclear ribonucleoprotein Q isoform X15, whose translation MKTYRQREKQGTKVADSSKGPDEAKIKALLERTGYTLDVTTGQRKYGGPPPDSVYSGQQPSVGTEIFVGKIPRDLFEDELVPLFEKAGPIWDLRLMMDPLTGLNRGYAFVTFCAKEAAQEAVKLYNNHEIRSGKHIGVCISVANNRLFVGSIPKSKTKEQILEEFSKVTEGLTDVILYHQPDDKKKNRGFCFLEYEDHKTAAQARRRLMSGKVKVWGNVGTVEWADPIEDPDPEVMAKVKVLFVRNLANTVTEETLEKAFSQFGKLERVKKLKDYAFIHFDERDGAVKAMEEMNGKDLEGENIEIVFAKPPDQKRKERKAQRQAAKNQMYDDYYYYGPPHMPPPTRGRGRGGRGGYGYPPDYYGYEDYYDYYGYDYHNYRGGYEDPYYGYEDFQVGARGRGGRGARGAAPSRGRGAAPPRGRAGYSQRGGPGSSRGVRGARGGAQQQRGRGVRGARGGRGGNVGGKRKADGYNQPDSKRRQTNNQNWGSQPIAQQPLQGGDHSGNYGYKSENQEFYQDTFGQQWK comes from the exons ATGAAGACTTacaggcagagagaaaaacaagggACCAAAGTAGCGGATTCTAGCAAAGGACCAGATGAGGCAAAAATTAAG GCACTCTTGGAAAGAACAGGCTACACACTTGATGTGACCACTGGACAGAGGAAGTATGGGGGACCACCTCCAGATTCCGTTTATTCAGGTCAGCAGCCTTCTGTTGGCACTGAG ATTTTTGTGGGGAAGATCCCAAGAGATCTATTTGAGGATGAACTTGTTCCATTATTTGAGAAAGCTGGACCTATATGGGATCTTCGTCTAATGATGGATCCACTTACAGGTCTCAATAGAGGTTATGCGTTTGTCACTTTTTGTGCAAAAGAAGCAGCTCAGGAGGCTGTTAAACTG TATAATAATCATGAAATTCGTTCTGGAAAACACATTGGTGTCTGCATCTCAGTTGCCAACAATAGGCTTTTTGTGGGCTCTATTCCTAAGAGTAAAACCAAGGAACAGATTCTTGAAGAATTTAGCAAAGTAACAG AGGGTCTTACAGACGTCATTTTATACCATCAACCAgatgacaagaaaaaaaacagaggCTTTTGCTTTCTTGAATATGAAGATCACAAAACAGCTGCTCAGGCAAGGCGTAGGTTAATGAGTGGTAAAGTCAAGGTTTGGGGAAATGTTGGAACTGTTGAATGGGCCGATCCTATAGAAGATCCTGATCCCGAGGTTATGGCAAAG gTAAAAGTGCTGTTTGTACGCAACCTTGCCAATACTGTAACAGAAGAGACTTTAGAAAAGGCATTTAGTCAGTTTGGGAAACTGGAACGAGTGAAGAAACTAAAAGATtatgcttttattcattttgatgaGCGAGATGGTGCTGTCAAG GCTATGGAAGAAATGAATGGCAAGGACTTGGAAGGAGAAAATATTGAAATTGTTTTTGCTAAGCCACCAgatcagaaaaggaaagaaagaaaagcccagaggcaAGCAGCAAAGAATCAAAT gtaTGATGATTACTACTATTATGGTCCACCTCATATGCCACCTCCAACAAGAGGTCGAGGGCgtggaggtagaggtggttatGGATATCCTCCAGATTATTATGGATACGAagattattatgattattatggCTATGATTACCATAACTATCGTGGTGGATATGAAGATCCATACTATGGTTACGAAGATTTCCAAGTTGGAGCTAGAGGAAGGGGTGGTAGAGGAGCAAGGGGTGCTGCTCCATCCAGAGGTCGTGGGGCTGCTCCTCCCCGCGGTAGAGCCGGTTATTCACAGAGAGGAGGTCCTGGATCATCAAGAGGCGTTCGTGGTGCGAGAGGAGGTGCCCAACAACAAAGAGGCCGCGGGGTACGTGGTGCGAGGGGTGGCCGCGGTGGAAATGTAGGAGGAAAGCGCAAAGCTGATGGGTACAACCAGCCAGATTCCAAGCGGCGCCAGACCAATAATCAGAACTGGGGCTCCCAACCCATTGCTCAGCAACCGCTCCAAGGTGGTGATCATTCTGGTAACTATGGTTACAAATCTGAAAACCAGGAGTTTTATCAGGATACTTTTGGGCAACAGTGGAAGTAG